Proteins from one Cryptomeria japonica chromosome 4, Sugi_1.0, whole genome shotgun sequence genomic window:
- the LOC131032894 gene encoding myricetin 3-O-methyltransferase 3-like yields MELILIFLMLFRLPHQFQNVLTDWDDESCIKILQNCHKALPKSGRLILAEIMTAEDSNSYKSIEIVFDLVMIALANGGKERSTHELMKLLQLSNFNVVKIVELPGLSKLKIIEAIKV; encoded by the exons ATGGAATTAATTttgatcttcctcatgttgttcaGACTGCCCCATCAGTTCCAG AATGTATTGACAGACTGGGATGACGAGAGCTGCATAAAGATACTTCAAAATTGCCACAAGGCTTTGCCTAAAAGTGGACGACTGATACTGGCAGAAATCATGACGGCAGAAGACTCAAATTCCTATAAATCTATTGAAATTGTTTTCGATCTGGTTATGATTGCCCTTGCCAACGGAGGAAAAGAGAGGAGCACACATGAATTGATGAAACTgcttcaactttcaaatttcaacgTAGTGAAGATAGTGGAGTTACCTGGACTTTCAAAGTTGAAGATTATTGAAGCAATCAAGGTTTAA